The region AAAAAAAACAACCTACAATGTTTTTACACGAATTACCGGGCGATGTCAATAAAACCGCACCCAAGCCGCGTAAAATAACAAAATAACGAACTTCGGGTCTACAAATGTCTAACCTGAGGTTTGATAAATATTTATAACACAGTTAAGCCGCATTTCAAATGTGGATTTCAAAAAAACGACCTGTTTGATTTAACATAGCCTAGTTAATTGGCGACTTTCGAGTAGGACTCTTGCTCCGCGGTAGATTTTTTTTCTAATCGGTCCAGTTCTATTCGTTTTTTGGGAGAGGAAAGATAGATATGAAAGCTTTTTTATTACTTGCGCTCTTTATTTTGACTATTGGCACGGCCTGTTCAAGCTCCCCTAAAGAAAAAAAGATCAGGATAGGTTTTGCGATGGACACCTTAAAAGAAGAAAGGTGGCAGCGCGACAAGAACGCATTTGAGGCACAGTGCAAAAAACTGGATGTCGATTGCCAGATAACCGTCGCTGACAATAAAGCAGACAAACAAGCGAACGATGTCGATAACCTTTTAACAAAAGGTATAGATGTGCTTGTAATTGCACCACACGACGCTACTCAAGCAGCTTCGATGGTAGATAAAGCAAAAGCTCAGGGCGTCCCCGTCATCAGCTATGACCGGCTGATCAATTCAGACAAGATCGACGTTTATGTTTCGCATCAGGTACCGGTTATCGGCAGAAAGATCGCCGAGTATGCTCTTCAAAAGATACCGAAGGGCAATTATGTGATGGTTTACGGAGCCTCGACCGACAACAACGCTGTTATTATGAAGAAGGAACAGCTTGCCGTTCTTCAGGCTGCTCTCGATAACAAAGACATAACAATAGTCGCTCAAGATTTCACGCCCGACTGGAAACCTGAACTCGCACTGAATTTCGCTGAAAACGCCCTAACGCAAAACAAAGACAACATTCAGGCATTCGTAGTCTCCAACGACGGCATGGCAGGCGGCGTGATCTCGGCGCTGGAAAAACGCGGCCTTGCGGGCAAGATTCTTGTCACAGGACAGGACGCAGGACTCGAAGCCCTGCAAAATATTGCTCAAGGACGGCAAACAATGACGGTCTACAAACCGATCATTCCGCTTGCAAATGCCGCCGTCGATGCTGCAGTCAAGCTTGCAAAAAAAGAAAAGCTCGATACAAAGCCCTTTATGAACGATGCTATCGGAAAAGAAATTCAGGCTATCCT is a window of Chloracidobacterium sp. DNA encoding:
- a CDS encoding substrate-binding domain-containing protein; this translates as MKAFLLLALFILTIGTACSSSPKEKKIRIGFAMDTLKEERWQRDKNAFEAQCKKLDVDCQITVADNKADKQANDVDNLLTKGIDVLVIAPHDATQAASMVDKAKAQGVPVISYDRLINSDKIDVYVSHQVPVIGRKIAEYALQKIPKGNYVMVYGASTDNNAVIMKKEQLAVLQAALDNKDITIVAQDFTPDWKPELALNFAENALTQNKDNIQAFVVSNDGMAGGVISALEKRGLAGKILVTGQDAGLEALQNIAQGRQTMTVYKPIIPLANAAVDAAVKLAKKEKLDTKPFMNDAIGKEIQAILLEVMTVDKSNLMDTVIKDGYAKFEDVYKNVPEADRPKK